In Desulfobulbaceae bacterium, the genomic stretch GTCCCAGTGGGGTCGCCAACATCCCACGTCCCGGGTTCTTTGGTTTTAATTTGTCCTTGGATGTAGCGATAATCTATCTGTATTATTTGGTGTTGGGACTGGTCCTGTTCACGATTTTTGTGGTCAACCGGCTCCGTGATTCCCGCATCGGTCGGGCCTGGATTGCCTTGCGTGAGGACGAGATAGCCTGTCAGTCCATGGGCATCGACAAGACCAGGACCAAGCTGACAGCCTTTGCCCTTGGCGCTACATGGGCCGGGTTGGTGGGAGTGTTTTTTGCCGCTAAAACTACCTTTATCAATCCTGCCAGTTTTACCTTTATGGAGTCGGCCATTATTTTGTCTGTCGTGGTCTTGGGCGGCATGGGGTCTACCATCGGTGTGGTGATTGCGGCTTTAATCTTTATCTTGTTGCCTGAGTACCTGCGTGCTTTTGCCGACTACCGGATGTTGATATTCGGGGCCATCATGGTTTTGATGATGGTGTTCAGGCCCCAGGGGATTGCCGGACTAGCCCGGCCAGACTATAGTCTTCCGGTTCGGGAGGGCGTTGATGACTGAGCGGGCTCCGATTCTGACTGTGACTGGGTTGAGCATGGATTTCGGTGGTTTGCGGGCTCTCGATCATCTGGATATCGAGGTGAGGGAGCAGGAGATCGTTGCCCTGATCGGGCCGAATGGCGCGGGAAAGACAACTTTTTTTAATTGTCTGACTGGGGTCTATGTCCCGACGGAAGGGGAGATTCGCCTGGTTCTGCCCGGTCAGTCTCCTGTTCGGTTGAACAGCTTGAAGCCAAATCAGATCACGTTTTATGGGCTGGCTCGGACTTTCCAGAATATCAGGTTGTTTCCCGAAATGACCGCACTTGAGAATGTAATGATCGGTTGCCATTGCCGTCATCGGGCCGGTATCCTGGGGGCGCTGCTGCGGAATCGGGCGACTCGTCTTGAGGAACAGGCTATTGTTGATCGTAGTTATGGTATTTTGAGCCGGTTACGGATAAGTCAGTACAGTAACGATCTGGCTCGAAACCTTCCCTATGGGGCTCAGCGCTGCTTGGAAATCGCCCGAGCCCTGGCTACTGAACCGCGAATCCTGCTCCTTGATGAGCCTGCTGCTGGATTGAATCCTACGGAAACCAGTGAGCTTGATGCCTTGATCCTGGAGATTCGTGAGCAGTATCAGGTTGCGATTTTGTTGATCGAGCATGATATGCGTTTGGTGATGAGTCTATCCGACCGGATTTATGTGATGGAATACGGACGAAGGATAGCGGAGGGTACTCCGGATGAGGTTCGGGGTAACCCAGTTGTTATCAAGGCTTATCTGGGGGAAGAGGATGCTTAAACTTTCCGGGGTGGAGACCAGATACGGCGGGATAGTCGCTCTTCATGCAATCGATATCGAAGTCCTGGAAGGGGAAATTGTGACTTTGATCGGTGCCAATGGGGCAGGGAAGAGCACCTTATTGCTCACGATTTCTGGAGTGGTTCCGGCGCAGAAAGGGAGGGTAGAGTTTTGCGGCGAGGCTATTGATCGGTTGCCGCCTAACCGGATTGTCGAGAGGGGCCTGTGTCAAGTGCCAGAAGGACGGCGGATCTTTCCCCATCTTACTGTTCAGGAGAATCTTGATCTTGGCGCCTATCTGCGTCGTGATCGCCATGGGGTCAGTGATGATCTGGAGTATGTCTTTTCGTTATTTCCTATCCTGAAGTCGCGGCGTCAGCAGGATGGCGGGACTTTGAGCGGCGGGGAACAGCAGATGTTGGCCATCTCCAGAGCACTGATGGCCAGACCTCGCCTATTGTTGCTCGACGAACCGTCGCTGGGGCTCGCACCGTTGATTATACGTCAGATATTTTCGATTATTAAGAAGATTAATCAAGAACACAACACTACAGTATTCTTGGTAGAACAGAACGCTAATTTGGCGCTTAAGGTTGCCAGCCGCGGCTATGTTCTTGAAAACGGCCGGGTGACCCTGACTGACAGCGCAACTAATCTCATGGGCAACGAGGCGGTTCGCCAAGCTTATTTGGGGATGTGAGTT encodes the following:
- a CDS encoding ABC transporter ATP-binding protein, which codes for MTERAPILTVTGLSMDFGGLRALDHLDIEVREQEIVALIGPNGAGKTTFFNCLTGVYVPTEGEIRLVLPGQSPVRLNSLKPNQITFYGLARTFQNIRLFPEMTALENVMIGCHCRHRAGILGALLRNRATRLEEQAIVDRSYGILSRLRISQYSNDLARNLPYGAQRCLEIARALATEPRILLLDEPAAGLNPTETSELDALILEIREQYQVAILLIEHDMRLVMSLSDRIYVMEYGRRIAEGTPDEVRGNPVVIKAYLGEEDA
- a CDS encoding ABC transporter ATP-binding protein translates to MLKLSGVETRYGGIVALHAIDIEVLEGEIVTLIGANGAGKSTLLLTISGVVPAQKGRVEFCGEAIDRLPPNRIVERGLCQVPEGRRIFPHLTVQENLDLGAYLRRDRHGVSDDLEYVFSLFPILKSRRQQDGGTLSGGEQQMLAISRALMARPRLLLLDEPSLGLAPLIIRQIFSIIKKINQEHNTTVFLVEQNANLALKVASRGYVLENGRVTLTDSATNLMGNEAVRQAYLGM